From the genome of Rhodobium gokarnense:
GGCACCGCCACCGTTCGCGCTTGTCGCGGACGGGTCGGCGCCGCGATTATCGATTACTCGATAATCTGCGCCACCACCCCTGCTCCAACCGTGCGGCCGCCTTCGCGGATGGCGAAGCGCAGCTTTTCTTCCATCGCGATCGGCACGATCAGCGTCACGTCCATCGTCACGTTGTCGCCCGGCATCACCATCTCCGT
Proteins encoded in this window:
- a CDS encoding EF-Tu C-terminal domain-related protein, whose translation is TEMVMPGDNVTMDVTLIVPIAMEEKLRFAIREGGRTVGAGVVAQIIE